The stretch of DNA tttcccacattccttacattcatagggtttctctccagtgtgagtcccACCGTGCACTCGAAGCTGTGAGGCAGatctgaaggctttcccacactccTTACACTCAtacggtttctctccagtgtgaatccTTTCATGATATCGAAAGGAACTGGAAAGATTGAAGGCTTTACCACATTGGTTGCATTTATAgcgtttctctccagtgtgagttttttcatgtgtttgaaatGACTTGGCAGAATAAAAGCCTTTCTTGCATATCTTACATTTATAAGGTCTTTCTCCAGAGTTCATTCTGTGTGTTTGAAAACTTACAAGATAGGATAAGGCTTCCCCATATTGCTTACATTCATACGTCTTTTTCCTAGAGTGGGTCCTTTCATGTCTACGAACAGAACTGGTATACGCAAATGCTTTTCCACATTCTTTGCATTGATAAGGCTTCTCCCCCATGTGACTCCTTTCATGTCTATGATAGGAACTGGAACTATGAAATGCTTTATCACATTTGCTACATTcataaggcttctctccagtgtgagttctttCATGTATTTGAAGGGTAGCAGAATAACTAAAGCATTTACTGCATTGTTTACATtcatatggtttctctccagtgtgtgtTCTTTCATGGATAAGACATAAACTGAGACAATGGAAGGCTTTCCcacaaaatttacatttataaggtCCATCCCCTTTGTGCATTACCATGTGTCTTTGAATGCTTGAATGGAAAATAAAGGTTTTTCCACATTGTTTACAagcatagggtttctctccagtgcgATCCCTTTCTTGTGTTCTAAAGGAGGGGCGATATATGAAGGCTTTCTTAGGTCGTTGACACTTATATGGCTTTGGTCCATATTCCTGATACTCATATGCCTTGTGTCCAATGTCACCTCTGATGTTCATATCAAAAGATGAGTTACCTATGACAACTTCACCACACACAAAGCTGTCACATGATTTTACTTCAGGAGAACTTTGCTTCGCCTGGAAGTTCAGCCTGTCATCTGGAACCTGGGTAAAAGTTTCTCCACAATGactgtcttctttaatttcattgACTTTCTCTTCTATGAGACTCCTGTAAAACATGAGAAGCACATTATGAAGGGTTTGTTTATAAGCAATTTTATATTCATCAACAAGTATTGCACTTGCATTTTTAACCCTGTCCACCAAGTATAGGCTTTCTGCCCTGGCTGAATTGTTTGAAGGTGACTGGACATATTCTACAAGATGACCCAGCCATacctattgttttaaaaaatattcataaggGGCTTAATACTATTCCCATGTAAACTATTTTACAATTACTAAATACtctatgtcatttttcttttgagtctggTACTTGtcctgttgcccatgctggagtgttgTGATatcatcatagcttactgcagcctttactggctcaagtgatcatcctgcctcagcctcctgagtagctgggactgctgaTGAataccacaatgcccagctaatttttggccGTTGTTGATATGTGGTCTCGCTATATTGcacaggctgttcttgaactgctggcctcaagctatcttcctaTCTCCACTTctcaaaggactgggattacaggagtgagccatcagcCTCAGtcacatttaaatatatgtgcttTGAGAAAACATTCTAAGAAGAAACGAATTTGATGCTGGATTTAGTCCTTTGTTTTACTTCTCTTCAACATATTCTCATATTCTAAGATTGTGTAGAGAGAGTGCTTTCTCTTGTAAGTGCAAATTACCTGAAGCTTCTTCTGGGGATTTTGTACTCAAACTCAACGTTCTGGTCTTTCCACTTTTTTCCTAaaatacagacacagaaaaatagtCCTGAAACGtataaaattgtgaaaaaattaTTAGATTCTATGCCCATGATTTACTGCACCAATCCTTATTTATTCATCGAAGTATTTCCTGTCTGTGTTCAAAATCACTCAGCAACATTGATGAGCTGGAAACACTGGTTCACTAATGCACTGAGGAAAGGAATATTGTCATCCTTACCTATAGAGGTCAGGTTCCTGAAAGTTTCCAGCATCACTTCCCTGAAGAGATTCTTCTGGGAAATATCCAGCAATGTCCACTCTTCCTGGGTGAAgttcacagccacatcctcaaagGCCACTGGGTCCTGAAACATCTCACATGTGCAGAGGAGGATGAGTGAGAGTGACAGCACTGGGGGCCCCGACTCTATTCCCAAGAAGTTTTCAGAATGCCGTGGACTCCAAACACTTATTCCCTGCTTTGGTCATCAgatccctttctctccttctataCTCTCCTTCTATACTTTCTTCCATAAagcaacttatttttttatttttttgagacagagtttcgctcttttgcccaggctggagtgcaatggcgtgatattggctcacaaccggggttcaagtgattctcctgcctcagcctcccgagtagctggaattataggcatgagccaccacgcccaactaattttgtatttttagtagagatggggtttctccatgttggtcaggctggtttcaaactcccaacctcaggtgataaACCCACctcaactcccaaagtgctgggattacaggtgtgagctactgtgtccagccagcaattttt from Piliocolobus tephrosceles isolate RC106 unplaced genomic scaffold, ASM277652v3 unscaffolded_27603, whole genome shotgun sequence encodes:
- the LOC111523788 gene encoding zinc finger protein 700; amino-acid sequence: MFQDPVAFEDVAVNFTQEEWTLLDISQKNLFREVMLETFRNLTSIGKKWKDQNVEFEYKIPRRSFRSLIEEKVNEIKEDSHCGETFTQVPDDRLNFQAKQSSPEVKSCDSFVCGEVVIGNSSFDMNIRGDIGHKAYEYQEYGPKPYKCQRPKKAFIYRPSFRTQERDRTGEKPYACKQCGKTFIFHSSIQRHMVMHKGDGPYKCKFCGKAFHCLSLCLIHERTHTGEKPYECKQCSKCFSYSATLQIHERTHTGEKPYECSKCDKAFHSSSSYHRHERSHMGEKPYQCKECGKAFAYTSSVRRHERTHSRKKTYECKQYGEALSYLVSFQTHRMNSGERPYKCKICKKGFYSAKSFQTHEKTHTGEKRYKCNQCGKAFNLSSSFRYHERIHTGEKPYECKECGKAFRSASQLRVHGGTHTGEKPYECKECG